The Petropleomorpha daqingensis genome includes a window with the following:
- a CDS encoding NAD(P)H-binding protein translates to MRVLVTGASGFVGRRLVPALVAEGHDVRAMTRRPEKYQGEGTPVAGDVGDVGSLRRALEGVEAAYYLVHSLGDADFESKDAQGARSFAQAAADAGVRRIVYLGGLGEDGEGLSRHLRSRRQVEQLLGATGVPVTVLRAGIVVGHGGVSWELTRQLVAHLPVMVTPRWVHTRTQPIAVADVVRYLVGVLEAPEAEGRVFEVGGPEVLTYAQMLTRLADIQNRHLAVLPVPLLSPRLSSRWLALVTSVDVATGKNLVDSMTNEVVVTDAAIRDVVPFEPMDYDEMALRALIERARERRR, encoded by the coding sequence GTGCGGGTTCTGGTGACCGGGGCGTCCGGGTTCGTCGGCCGCCGGCTGGTGCCCGCGCTGGTCGCCGAGGGGCACGACGTCCGGGCGATGACCCGGCGTCCCGAGAAGTACCAGGGCGAGGGGACGCCGGTCGCCGGCGACGTCGGCGATGTCGGCTCACTGCGGCGGGCGCTGGAGGGCGTGGAGGCCGCCTACTACCTCGTCCACTCCCTCGGCGACGCCGACTTCGAGAGCAAGGACGCGCAGGGCGCGCGGTCGTTCGCCCAGGCGGCGGCCGACGCCGGCGTCCGGCGGATCGTGTACCTGGGCGGCCTGGGGGAGGACGGCGAGGGGCTCTCCCGGCACCTGCGCAGCCGCCGCCAGGTCGAGCAGCTGCTCGGCGCGACCGGGGTCCCGGTCACGGTGCTGCGGGCCGGGATCGTCGTCGGGCACGGCGGGGTGTCCTGGGAGCTCACCCGCCAGCTGGTCGCCCACCTGCCGGTCATGGTCACCCCGCGCTGGGTGCACACCCGGACCCAGCCGATCGCGGTGGCGGACGTCGTCCGCTACCTGGTCGGCGTCCTCGAGGCGCCCGAGGCCGAGGGCCGGGTGTTCGAGGTGGGCGGTCCCGAGGTGCTCACGTACGCGCAGATGCTCACGCGGCTGGCCGACATCCAGAACCGCCACCTCGCCGTCCTGCCCGTGCCCCTGCTCAGCCCCCGGTTGTCCTCGCGGTGGCTGGCGCTGGTCACCTCCGTCGACGTCGCCACCGGCAAGAACCTGGTCGACTCGATGACGAACGAGGTGGTGGTCACCGACGCGGCGATCCGCGACGTCGTCCCCTTCGAGCCGATGGACTACGACGAGATGGCGCTGCGGGCGCTGATCGAACGGGCGCGGGAGCGCCGCCGGTGA
- a CDS encoding AMP-binding protein gives MRVPLTARDFLDRAELVYGDRVGVVDEPDQPAPSLGEVTYRELARRGRAFQAGLDALGIGEGERVAIVSHNSARLLELLLSVPSSGRVLVPINFRLSPEEVRYIVGHSGARVMLVDPELEESLKGVDAEHKFGTGEEYEQFLRFDTEPRPWAEPDEDATATINYTSGTTARPKGVQMTHRNIWVNAVTFGMHMQVSDRDVYLHTLPMFHCNGWGMPYTTAGLGAKQVVIRKIDGAEILRRVERHGVTLMCGAPAVWNAVLEAAQHWDGEIPGRDRVRIVVAGAPPPSKTIARVEAELGWQFNQIYGLTETAPLLTINRPREEFDALEPEERAKKLSRAGVPALGIRLQTSESGEVLAQGNVVLAGYWENPDASAEALDGGWFHTGDGGSIDDGGYLTISDRKKDVIITGGENVSSIEVEDVVFSHPAVAEVAVIGIPDDKWGELVTALVVKAEGADATEDEIIAHCRGKIAGYKIPKRVEFRDAIPRTATGKIQKFKLRESFWSASERQVN, from the coding sequence ATGCGCGTGCCCCTGACCGCCCGTGACTTCCTCGACCGGGCCGAGCTGGTCTACGGCGACCGGGTGGGCGTCGTCGATGAGCCCGACCAGCCGGCTCCGTCGCTGGGCGAGGTGACCTACCGCGAGCTCGCCCGCCGCGGCCGCGCGTTCCAGGCCGGGCTCGACGCGCTCGGCATCGGCGAGGGGGAGCGGGTGGCGATCGTCAGCCACAACTCCGCCCGGCTGCTCGAGCTGCTGCTGTCCGTGCCGTCGTCGGGGCGCGTGCTCGTGCCGATCAACTTCCGGCTCTCGCCGGAGGAGGTCCGCTACATCGTCGGGCACTCCGGGGCGCGCGTGATGCTCGTCGACCCGGAGCTGGAGGAGTCGCTCAAGGGGGTCGACGCCGAGCACAAGTTCGGCACGGGGGAGGAGTACGAGCAGTTCCTCCGCTTCGACACCGAGCCGCGGCCGTGGGCCGAGCCGGACGAGGACGCCACGGCCACGATCAACTACACCAGCGGGACGACGGCCCGGCCCAAGGGCGTGCAGATGACCCACCGCAACATCTGGGTCAACGCGGTCACCTTCGGCATGCACATGCAGGTCAGCGACCGCGACGTCTACCTGCACACGCTGCCCATGTTCCACTGCAACGGCTGGGGCATGCCGTACACGACCGCCGGACTCGGCGCGAAGCAGGTGGTGATCCGCAAGATCGACGGCGCGGAGATCCTGCGCCGCGTCGAGCGGCACGGCGTCACGCTGATGTGCGGCGCGCCGGCGGTGTGGAACGCCGTCCTCGAGGCCGCGCAGCACTGGGACGGCGAGATCCCCGGCCGCGACCGGGTGCGGATCGTCGTCGCCGGCGCCCCGCCGCCGTCGAAGACGATCGCCCGCGTGGAGGCCGAGCTCGGCTGGCAGTTCAACCAGATCTACGGCCTCACCGAGACCGCGCCGCTGCTCACCATCAACCGGCCGCGCGAGGAGTTCGACGCCCTCGAGCCGGAGGAGCGGGCCAAGAAGCTCTCCCGCGCCGGGGTGCCGGCGCTGGGCATCCGGCTGCAGACCAGCGAATCCGGGGAGGTGCTGGCGCAGGGCAACGTCGTCCTGGCCGGGTACTGGGAGAACCCCGACGCGTCGGCCGAGGCGCTCGACGGCGGCTGGTTCCACACCGGGGACGGCGGCTCGATCGACGACGGCGGCTACCTCACGATCTCCGACCGCAAGAAGGACGTGATCATCACCGGCGGCGAGAACGTCTCGTCCATCGAGGTGGAGGACGTCGTCTTCAGCCACCCGGCCGTCGCGGAGGTCGCCGTCATCGGCATCCCCGACGACAAGTGGGGTGAGCTGGTGACCGCCCTGGTCGTGAAGGCCGAGGGCGCCGACGCCACCGAGGACGAGATCATCGCCCACTGCCGCGGCAAGATCGCCGGCTACAAGATCCCCAAGCGGGTCGAGTTCCGCGACGCCATCCCGCGCACCGCCACCGGCAAGATCCAGAAGTTCAAGCTCCGCGAGTCCTTCTGGTCGGCCTCGGAGCGCCAGGTCAACTGA
- a CDS encoding C40 family peptidase, with protein sequence MGTALGVIVTAALTLGVLAGPANAAPKRPSDTQVQQAKAAADAATAQINALSGQLAEAQAGVDKAQAEAAIALDDYQAKQAQFQAAQTAADQAAAAAAQAAADLQTSHDQLVAFARRSFITHSTYAGAEVLITSAGPAELIERAALLDAAGAHRTDQVAEFTAARQQADQADAAAQVTLTQAGQLQQQAADALTVAQNSERAARQQATEVQAQQVALQQQLDQAQAQLVQLVGEQQAADRLAAQQRAAAPRPTSSSTSDPVVRTEAGPGNASAAQAAIDAAMTQLGVSYSWGGGGTNGPGYGIDLDLNVVGFDCSGLTQYAYAQAGIAIPRNSRAQFTALAKVAKADLQPGDLVFWANDPADPSTIHHVAIYLGGGKVIQAPESGDVVKVSTMWWSGYAGAVRPSA encoded by the coding sequence GTGGGGACGGCGCTCGGCGTCATCGTCACCGCTGCTCTCACCCTGGGCGTGCTCGCCGGACCGGCGAACGCGGCACCGAAGCGACCGTCGGACACCCAGGTCCAGCAGGCGAAGGCGGCCGCCGACGCGGCCACTGCGCAGATCAACGCGCTGTCCGGCCAGCTGGCCGAGGCCCAGGCCGGCGTGGACAAGGCGCAGGCCGAGGCCGCGATCGCGCTCGACGACTACCAGGCCAAGCAGGCGCAGTTCCAGGCCGCGCAGACCGCCGCCGACCAGGCCGCGGCCGCCGCCGCGCAGGCCGCCGCTGACCTGCAGACCTCGCACGACCAGCTGGTCGCCTTCGCCCGCCGCAGCTTCATCACGCACAGCACCTACGCGGGCGCCGAGGTGCTGATCACCTCGGCCGGCCCGGCGGAGCTGATCGAGCGGGCCGCGCTGCTCGACGCCGCCGGCGCGCACCGCACCGACCAGGTCGCCGAGTTCACCGCGGCCCGGCAGCAGGCCGACCAAGCCGACGCCGCCGCGCAGGTCACCCTGACCCAGGCCGGCCAGCTCCAGCAGCAGGCGGCCGACGCGCTGACCGTCGCGCAGAACTCCGAGCGCGCCGCGCGCCAGCAGGCCACGGAGGTCCAGGCCCAGCAGGTCGCGCTGCAGCAGCAGCTCGACCAGGCGCAGGCGCAGCTGGTCCAGCTCGTCGGGGAGCAGCAGGCCGCCGACCGCCTCGCCGCGCAGCAGAGGGCCGCCGCGCCGCGACCGACGTCGAGCTCCACCTCCGACCCCGTCGTCCGCACCGAGGCCGGCCCCGGTAACGCCTCGGCCGCGCAGGCCGCGATCGACGCGGCGATGACCCAGCTCGGCGTCAGCTACTCCTGGGGCGGTGGCGGCACGAACGGGCCGGGCTACGGCATCGACCTCGACCTCAACGTGGTCGGGTTCGACTGCAGCGGGCTGACCCAGTACGCCTACGCGCAGGCCGGCATCGCGATCCCGCGCAACAGCCGCGCGCAGTTCACCGCCCTGGCCAAGGTGGCCAAGGCCGACCTGCAGCCCGGGGACCTGGTCTTCTGGGCCAACGACCCGGCCGACCCGAGCACGATCCACCACGTCGCCATCTACCTGGGTGGCGGCAAGGTGATCCAGGCGCCGGAGAGCGGCGACGTCGTGAAGGTGTCGACCATGTGGTGGAGCGGCTACGCCGGCGCGGTGCGGCCTTCCGCGTGA
- a CDS encoding DUF58 domain-containing protein, which translates to MSPRFRRSSPAPAEADGPAHAGLLLHATAGTPGSGIDPGQGDGAPPRFTDGPADVLLRRLELTVRRRLDGLLQGDHLGLVPGSGTEAGDSRTYHPGDDVRRMDWPVTARTQVPHVRETIADRELETWAVVDLSASLDFGTANCQKRDLVIAGLAAVSHLTVHGGNRLGAVVTTGERVDRYPAMSGRVSAERLLRSVVATPRATGGRRGDLAAALETLRRPYRRRGLVVVLSDFLGDADWERPLRGLAARHELLAIEVVDPRELELPDVGDLTVVDPETGQTLEVPTGNAEFRARFAAGAAAQREQVAAAMRRAGAGHLRLRTDRDWLMDVVRFVADRRRAGTGGASR; encoded by the coding sequence GTGAGTCCCCGGTTCCGGCGCTCGTCGCCCGCGCCGGCCGAGGCCGACGGCCCGGCGCACGCGGGGTTGCTGCTGCACGCCACGGCCGGCACCCCCGGCTCGGGCATCGACCCGGGGCAGGGGGACGGCGCGCCGCCGCGGTTCACCGACGGGCCGGCCGACGTGCTGCTGCGCCGGCTGGAGCTGACCGTCCGCCGCAGGCTCGACGGGCTGCTGCAGGGCGACCACCTCGGGCTGGTGCCCGGCTCGGGCACCGAGGCCGGAGACTCGCGCACCTACCACCCGGGGGACGACGTCCGGCGCATGGACTGGCCGGTCACCGCGCGCACCCAGGTCCCGCACGTGCGGGAGACGATCGCCGACCGCGAGCTGGAGACGTGGGCGGTGGTCGACCTGTCGGCCAGCCTCGACTTCGGGACGGCGAACTGCCAGAAGCGCGACCTGGTGATCGCCGGCCTGGCCGCGGTGAGCCACCTGACCGTGCACGGCGGGAACCGGCTCGGCGCGGTGGTCACGACCGGTGAGCGGGTCGACCGCTATCCGGCGATGTCGGGCCGGGTGTCCGCCGAGCGGCTGCTGCGCTCCGTCGTCGCCACCCCGCGCGCTACGGGAGGCCGCCGGGGTGACCTCGCCGCGGCGCTCGAGACGCTGCGCCGTCCCTACCGCCGGCGCGGGTTGGTCGTCGTCCTGTCCGACTTCCTGGGCGACGCGGACTGGGAGCGCCCGCTGCGCGGCCTGGCCGCCCGGCACGAGCTGCTGGCCATCGAGGTCGTCGACCCGAGGGAGCTGGAGCTGCCCGACGTGGGCGACCTGACCGTGGTCGATCCCGAGACCGGCCAGACGCTCGAGGTGCCGACGGGCAACGCCGAGTTCCGCGCCCGGTTCGCCGCCGGCGCGGCCGCCCAGCGCGAGCAGGTCGCCGCCGCAATGCGCCGGGCGGGCGCCGGCCACCTGCGACTGCGCACCGACCGCGACTGGCTGATGGACGTCGTCCGCTTCGTCGCAGACCGCCGGCGTGCCGGCACCGGAGGGGCTTCCCGATGA
- a CDS encoding quinone oxidoreductase family protein, whose translation MRAVQITRFGGPEVLDVVDLPDPVPGDGEQLYEVSAAGINYADTHQTENSYLAQQQLPLIPGTEFVGTPAGGGPRVVGLAPAGGYAEKVVAPSRFTWEVPDGVSDEQALALVIQGATAWHMLRTSTHMQPGESVVVIAGAGGVGSLAIQLAKHWGAGRVIATASSPEKRALTEELGADASVDPALADDDPKTFTAALREANDGHRVDVVLEMTGGHVFDGSLSALAPFGRIVAYGMAGRVPPKPVNPTSLMGTSRAVIGFWLAHCMARPEMMDAAMNELLPMVAEGVLKPVGGGRYPLSAVREAHQDLLSRRTTGKLVLDPSR comes from the coding sequence ATGCGAGCCGTGCAGATCACCCGCTTCGGCGGTCCCGAGGTCCTCGACGTCGTCGACCTGCCCGATCCCGTCCCCGGGGACGGCGAGCAGCTGTACGAGGTGTCGGCCGCCGGCATCAACTACGCCGACACCCACCAGACCGAGAACAGCTACCTCGCCCAGCAGCAGCTGCCGCTCATCCCGGGCACCGAGTTCGTCGGCACGCCGGCCGGGGGCGGTCCCCGCGTGGTCGGCCTCGCCCCGGCGGGCGGCTACGCCGAGAAGGTCGTCGCCCCGTCGCGGTTCACCTGGGAGGTCCCCGACGGCGTCAGCGACGAGCAGGCGCTCGCCCTCGTCATCCAGGGCGCGACCGCCTGGCACATGCTGCGCACCTCGACCCACATGCAGCCCGGCGAGTCGGTCGTCGTCATCGCCGGTGCCGGCGGGGTCGGGTCGCTGGCGATCCAGCTGGCCAAGCACTGGGGCGCCGGCCGGGTGATCGCGACGGCGTCCAGCCCCGAGAAGCGCGCGCTCACCGAGGAGCTCGGCGCCGACGCCAGCGTCGACCCGGCCCTCGCCGACGACGACCCGAAGACCTTCACCGCCGCGCTGCGCGAGGCCAACGACGGGCACCGGGTCGACGTCGTCCTGGAGATGACCGGCGGGCACGTGTTCGACGGATCGCTGTCGGCGCTGGCCCCCTTCGGCCGGATCGTCGCCTACGGCATGGCCGGCCGGGTGCCGCCGAAGCCGGTCAACCCGACTTCGCTCATGGGCACCAGCCGCGCCGTCATCGGCTTCTGGCTCGCCCACTGCATGGCCCGGCCCGAGATGATGGACGCGGCGATGAACGAGCTGCTGCCGATGGTCGCCGAGGGCGTGCTCAAGCCGGTCGGCGGCGGCCGCTACCCGCTCTCCGCCGTCCGCGAGGCGCACCAGGACCTGCTCTCCCGCCGCACCACCGGCAAGCTCGTCCTCGACCCGTCCCGGTAG
- a CDS encoding CPBP family intramembrane glutamic endopeptidase, which translates to MTRWLPRSLVDKVPRDHRESDAAFRRRRRVTAATAVTGAGLLGLSLAQPPDSRRFYGLTLAVAATWTTGGLAAGPLHAGWTFGPRGTVRRPWLSPVVTGAGAFGAFYAAALVARRVPPLDRALVSVLRYARQGSTPLVLTTALANGVAEEVFFRGALYAAVADRPVLTTTAVYGLATTATRNPALVLASLVMGPLLGLQRRSSGGIQAPVLTHLTWSALMLRYLPPLFADRDRRSSSA; encoded by the coding sequence GTGACCCGCTGGCTGCCTCGCTCGCTCGTGGACAAGGTGCCCCGGGACCACCGGGAGAGCGACGCCGCCTTCCGGCGCCGGCGCCGGGTGACGGCGGCGACCGCGGTGACCGGAGCCGGGCTGCTCGGGCTCTCGCTCGCGCAGCCCCCGGACTCCCGGCGCTTCTACGGGCTGACGCTCGCCGTCGCGGCCACGTGGACGACGGGAGGCCTGGCCGCCGGACCGCTGCACGCCGGGTGGACGTTCGGCCCGCGGGGCACGGTCCGCCGCCCGTGGCTGAGCCCGGTGGTCACCGGCGCCGGGGCGTTCGGCGCGTTCTACGCCGCGGCGCTGGTCGCCCGCCGGGTCCCGCCGCTGGACCGCGCGCTGGTCTCGGTGCTCCGCTACGCCCGGCAGGGTTCCACCCCGCTGGTCCTGACGACGGCGCTGGCGAACGGCGTGGCCGAGGAGGTCTTCTTCCGCGGTGCCCTCTACGCCGCGGTCGCCGACCGGCCGGTGCTGACGACCACCGCCGTCTACGGCCTGGCGACGACGGCGACCCGCAACCCGGCCCTCGTCCTCGCCAGCCTCGTGATGGGGCCGCTGCTGGGGCTGCAGCGCCGCTCGAGCGGCGGCATCCAGGCCCCGGTGCTGACCCACCTGACCTGGTCGGCGCTCATGCTGCGCTACCTGCCGCCCCTGTTCGCCGACCGGGACAGGCGTTCGTCGAGCGCCTGA
- a CDS encoding YhjD/YihY/BrkB family envelope integrity protein: protein MTRRWRTEAAGLIGSARRRLAGRDLALIAAGLTFYAGIAVVPLLVVTFALTARLTSPETVRELGGRLVELLPDQLGAPAAVGRLIAAGISLDVWGGLLALLPMSLYGEGLRRALLRFGDRRESLTSWRGRLLALPLLALTPLLLYLLLLAAGRMAELAETGGTAATIGRIALGFYSVLGVLMVPLAWGFRVVAGARVGWPALLAGVFFTAACLSGFLQGFVLFLALPLHLGAPFGGFTAVGSVVAVGLWLFLLHLVLLVGWLLTQALDERLSRSANRGGR from the coding sequence GTGACCCGGCGGTGGCGGACGGAGGCAGCCGGGCTGATCGGCTCCGCCCGCCGGCGGCTGGCGGGTCGCGACCTCGCGCTCATCGCGGCCGGGCTGACGTTCTACGCGGGTATCGCCGTCGTCCCCCTGCTGGTGGTGACCTTCGCGCTGACCGCCCGGCTGACCTCGCCGGAGACGGTCCGCGAGCTCGGCGGGCGGCTCGTCGAGCTGCTGCCCGACCAGCTCGGGGCGCCCGCGGCGGTGGGCCGGCTGATCGCCGCCGGCATCTCGCTCGACGTCTGGGGTGGGCTGCTCGCGCTGCTGCCGATGTCGCTCTACGGCGAGGGCCTGCGCCGGGCGCTGCTGCGGTTCGGCGACCGGCGGGAGTCGCTGACCTCCTGGCGCGGGCGGCTGCTCGCGCTGCCCCTGCTGGCGCTGACCCCGCTGCTGCTCTACCTGCTGCTCCTGGCCGCCGGTCGGATGGCCGAGCTCGCCGAGACCGGCGGCACGGCGGCGACCATCGGCCGGATCGCCCTCGGGTTCTACTCCGTGCTCGGCGTCCTCATGGTGCCGCTGGCCTGGGGTTTCCGCGTGGTCGCCGGGGCCCGGGTCGGCTGGCCGGCCCTGCTGGCGGGGGTGTTCTTCACGGCCGCCTGCCTGTCCGGCTTCCTGCAGGGGTTCGTGCTGTTCCTCGCGCTGCCGTTGCACCTCGGCGCCCCGTTCGGCGGGTTCACCGCGGTCGGCAGCGTCGTCGCGGTCGGGCTGTGGCTGTTCCTCCTGCACCTGGTGCTGCTGGTCGGATGGCTGCTCACTCAGGCGCTCGACGAACGCCTGTCCCGGTCGGCGAACAGGGGCGGCAGGTAG
- a CDS encoding DNA-3-methyladenine glycosylase family protein, which produces MSERIVPSGPFRLRASAEFGFGQRHAARFDGVMRMAFALDGTFEPVAVAVRQAEDDGPVEVEVLGSADVDRVVAQTARVLSLDHDAASYPEVGQRDPVVGKLMELRPGLRPPLFHSPYEAAAWAVLSARQPALQMATVRDRLAAEHGRVFRIAGQELPAFPSPEALLAVDRVPGLPELKVQRLHAVARAASDGLLDVDRLRALRPEEAHAQVLTLPGIGPFYAALVVLRAVGFADVPVTEEPRALELMGRLYGLGRPATADDVGRLSEPWRPWRTWTAVLVRAAGPLLGTPEER; this is translated from the coding sequence GTGAGCGAGCGCATCGTCCCGTCGGGGCCGTTCCGGCTGCGGGCCTCGGCGGAGTTCGGCTTCGGGCAACGGCACGCCGCCCGGTTCGACGGGGTCATGCGGATGGCGTTCGCTCTGGACGGCACGTTCGAGCCCGTCGCCGTCGCGGTGCGCCAGGCGGAGGACGACGGTCCGGTCGAGGTCGAGGTGCTCGGATCCGCCGACGTCGATCGGGTCGTCGCGCAGACCGCGCGGGTGCTGAGCCTCGACCACGACGCGGCGAGCTACCCCGAGGTCGGGCAGCGGGATCCGGTCGTCGGGAAGCTCATGGAGCTGCGCCCGGGGCTCCGCCCGCCGTTGTTCCACTCGCCCTACGAGGCGGCGGCGTGGGCGGTGCTGTCGGCCCGGCAACCGGCGCTGCAGATGGCGACGGTGCGCGACCGGCTCGCCGCAGAGCACGGTCGGGTCTTCCGGATCGCCGGCCAGGAGCTCCCCGCGTTCCCGTCGCCGGAGGCGCTGCTGGCGGTCGACCGGGTTCCGGGGCTGCCGGAGCTCAAGGTCCAGCGCCTGCACGCCGTCGCCCGCGCGGCGTCGGACGGGCTCCTGGACGTCGACCGGCTGCGGGCTCTCCGGCCGGAGGAGGCGCACGCCCAGGTGCTGACGCTGCCGGGTATCGGCCCGTTCTACGCGGCGCTGGTCGTGCTGCGCGCCGTGGGCTTCGCCGACGTCCCGGTGACCGAGGAGCCCCGGGCCCTGGAGCTGATGGGCCGGCTCTACGGTCTCGGCCGGCCCGCCACGGCAGATGACGTCGGGCGGCTCTCGGAGCCGTGGCGGCCGTGGCGCACCTGGACCGCGGTCCTCGTCCGGGCGGCCGGTCCGCTGCTGGGAACGCCCGAGGAGAGGTAG
- a CDS encoding VWA domain-containing protein, translating into MSFQSPLWLLLLLAVAALVALYVVLQLRRKRYAARFTNVALLGSLVPKRPGWRRHVAFGLVAFGLVALVVSLAVPSAEVRVPRERATVIMAVDVSLSMKATDIDPTRFKAMQTAAKQFVDVLPARINLGLVSFAGTATTLVPPTTDRAQVRTAIDHLQLAEATAIGEAVFTSLSAIQNFQDSLDTPSEDLPPARIVLLSDGYNTVGRDDTQAIDAATAAKVPVSTIAFGTDYGTLDLNGETVPVPVDRATLKKIADDTGGSYSQAASAAELEKVYADLGSQIGYTTEPHDISPWFVRTGVFLAFVGAVLSLLWTQRLL; encoded by the coding sequence ATGAGCTTCCAGTCACCGCTGTGGCTGCTCCTGCTGCTGGCGGTCGCCGCGCTGGTGGCGCTCTACGTCGTCCTGCAGCTGCGCCGCAAGCGCTACGCGGCGCGGTTCACCAACGTCGCCCTGCTCGGCTCGCTGGTGCCCAAGCGCCCGGGCTGGCGGCGGCACGTCGCGTTCGGGCTGGTCGCCTTCGGGCTGGTCGCGCTGGTCGTCTCCCTCGCCGTGCCGAGCGCCGAGGTGCGGGTGCCGCGCGAGAGGGCGACGGTGATCATGGCCGTGGACGTGTCGCTGTCGATGAAGGCCACCGACATCGACCCGACCCGGTTCAAGGCGATGCAGACCGCGGCCAAGCAGTTCGTCGACGTGCTGCCGGCGCGGATCAACCTGGGGCTGGTGTCCTTCGCCGGGACGGCCACCACGCTCGTGCCGCCGACCACCGACCGCGCGCAGGTGCGCACCGCCATCGACCACCTGCAGCTGGCCGAGGCGACCGCGATCGGCGAGGCGGTGTTCACCTCGCTCTCGGCGATCCAGAACTTCCAGGACAGCCTGGACACCCCGAGCGAGGACCTCCCGCCGGCGCGGATCGTGCTGCTCTCCGACGGCTACAACACGGTCGGCCGCGACGACACCCAGGCGATCGACGCGGCGACCGCGGCCAAGGTGCCGGTGTCGACGATCGCGTTCGGCACCGACTACGGCACCCTCGACCTCAACGGCGAGACGGTGCCGGTGCCGGTGGACCGCGCCACGCTGAAGAAGATCGCCGACGACACCGGCGGCAGCTACAGCCAGGCCGCCAGCGCCGCCGAGCTGGAGAAGGTCTACGCCGACCTGGGCAGCCAGATCGGGTACACGACCGAGCCGCACGACATCAGCCCGTGGTTCGTGCGGACCGGCGTCTTCCTGGCCTTCGTCGGCGCCGTCCTCAGCCTGCTCTGGACCCAGAGACTCCTGTAG
- a CDS encoding AAA family ATPase, whose product MTSAASTPLETPSGSPAPVPPSTDAARLERVLFEIKRVIVGQDRLVERMLVALLARGHVLLEGVPGVAKTLAVETLATVVGGKFARLQFTPDLVPADIIGTRIYKAGQDTFDTELGPVFANFVLTDEINRAPAKVQSALLEVMAERQVSIGGVTHPLPDPFLVLATQNPIESEGVYPLPEAQRDRFLMKVLVDYPSPEEEREIIYRMGSEPPVAETVLSPDELLRMQHTAAHVFVHHALVDYVVRLVVATRSPRQHGMDDVATWVSYGASPRASLGLIAAARALALIRGRDYVLPQDVLDVTADVLRHRLVLSYDALADGVPADHIVKRIVQTVPLPQVAPRQRAGGYGPSQPGGPHVPQAPVFGVPTAGPMQFGPPQGPHQGPPQGPPQGPPPNGAPQVPGGNGYAQGPQPA is encoded by the coding sequence GTGACCAGCGCCGCCAGCACCCCGCTCGAGACCCCCTCCGGCAGCCCCGCGCCGGTTCCGCCCTCGACCGACGCCGCCCGGCTCGAGCGGGTGCTGTTCGAGATCAAGCGGGTCATCGTCGGGCAGGACCGGCTGGTCGAGCGGATGCTGGTCGCGCTGCTGGCCAGGGGGCACGTGCTCCTCGAGGGCGTTCCCGGCGTGGCGAAGACCCTCGCGGTCGAGACGCTCGCGACGGTGGTCGGCGGCAAGTTCGCCCGCCTGCAGTTCACCCCCGACCTGGTGCCGGCCGACATCATCGGCACCCGCATCTACAAGGCCGGGCAGGACACCTTCGACACCGAGCTGGGCCCGGTGTTCGCCAACTTCGTCCTCACCGACGAGATCAACCGCGCGCCGGCCAAGGTGCAGTCGGCGCTGCTGGAGGTCATGGCCGAGCGGCAGGTGTCGATCGGCGGCGTGACCCACCCGCTGCCCGACCCGTTCCTGGTGCTGGCCACGCAGAACCCGATCGAGTCCGAGGGCGTCTACCCGCTGCCCGAGGCCCAGCGCGACCGGTTCCTCATGAAGGTCCTCGTCGACTACCCCAGCCCCGAGGAGGAGCGGGAGATCATCTACCGGATGGGCTCCGAGCCGCCGGTGGCCGAGACGGTCCTCTCGCCCGACGAGCTGCTCCGCATGCAGCACACGGCGGCGCACGTGTTCGTGCACCACGCGCTGGTCGACTACGTCGTCCGGCTGGTGGTCGCTACCCGCTCACCGCGCCAGCACGGCATGGACGACGTCGCGACGTGGGTCTCCTACGGCGCGAGCCCCCGCGCGTCGCTCGGCCTAATCGCCGCCGCGCGGGCGCTGGCCCTCATCCGCGGGCGGGACTACGTGCTGCCCCAGGACGTCCTCGACGTCACCGCCGACGTGCTGCGGCACCGGCTGGTGCTCTCCTACGACGCCCTCGCCGACGGCGTGCCGGCCGACCACATCGTCAAGCGGATCGTGCAGACCGTGCCGCTGCCCCAGGTGGCGCCGCGGCAGCGCGCCGGCGGCTACGGCCCGAGCCAGCCGGGCGGCCCGCACGTGCCGCAGGCGCCGGTGTTCGGCGTGCCGACGGCCGGTCCGATGCAGTTCGGCCCGCCGCAGGGCCCGCACCAGGGTCCGCCGCAGGGTCCGCCGCAGGGCCCGCCGCCCAACGGCGCGCCGCAGGTCCCCGGCGGCAACGGCTACGCGCAGGGTCCGCAGCCGGCGTGA